A stretch of the Chanos chanos chromosome 1, fChaCha1.1, whole genome shotgun sequence genome encodes the following:
- the bmp2a gene encoding bone morphogenetic protein 2 — protein sequence MISVVRALMVLLFGQVLLGGCSGLIPEVGRRRFSELGRHSPSLSEDVLNTFELRLLDMFGLKHRPNPSKTAVVPQYMIDLYTMHSETSEHNFSRPRVLLGRNAEKSASRANTIRSFHHDESVEELSSQDRKTTQRFFFNISSIPGEEFLTSAELRIFREQVMNTASNSSNNSTGYHRINVHEVIKPAVPFKEPITRLLDTRLVHHGLSKWESFDVSPAVSRWTTEGQENHGFVVEVIHLDGNEGESKRHVRVSRSLHENEESWPQMRPLLVTFSHDGKGNVLHSREKRQTRNNKQRKKHKANCRRHSLYVDFSDVGWNDWIVAPPGYHAFYCQGECPFPLADHLNSTNHAIVQTLVNSVNTNIPRACCVPTDLSPISLLYLDEYERVILKNYQDMVVEGCGCR from the exons ATGATCTCCGTTGTCCGCGCTCTCATGGTATTACTGTTCGGTCAGGTGTTACTCGGAGGCTGTAGCGGACTTATACCCGAGGTTGGCCGGCGAAGATTCAGCGAATTGGGCAGGCACAGCCCTTCACTCTCCGAAGACGTCTTGAACACGTTCGAACTTCGCCTGTTGGACATGTTTGGGCTAAAACACAGACCGAACCCAAGCAAGACTGCGGTTGTTCCACAATACATGATAGACTTATATACGATGCACTCAGAGACTTCAGAGCACAACTTTAGCAGACCGAGGGTTTTGCTTGGGAGGAATGCTGAGAAATCTGCCAGCCGTGCTAATACAATAAGAAGTTTTCACCACGATG AATCTGTAGAAGAGCTGTCTAGTCAAGACAGAAAGACAACGCAACGGTTCTTTTTCAACATATCTTCCATCCCTGGAGAGGAATTTCTCACATCCGCAGAGCTTCGGATTTTCAGGGAGCAGGTAATGAACACTGCAtccaacagcagcaacaacagcactGGCTACCATCGTATCAATGTCCATGAGGTGATCAAGCCGGCTGTTCCCTTTAAAGAACCCATAACGAGGCTCCTAGACACTCGGCTGGTTCATCATGGCCTGAGTAAATGGGAGAGTTTTGATGTGAGTCCTGCTGTGTCACGATGGACCACAGAGGGACAAGAAAACCATGGCTTTGTGGTAGAGGTGATCCATCTGGATGGTAATGAGGGGGAGTCAAAAAGACACGTCAGGGTTAGCAGGTCCCTGCATGAGAATGAAGAGTCCTGGCCTCAGATGAGGCCACTCTTAGTGACTTTCAGCCACGATGGCAAGGGAAACGTGCTTCACTCACGGGAAAAACGGCAAACACgaaacaacaaacagagaaagaagcatAAAGCCAACTGTCGGAGGCACTCGCTCTATGTGGACTTTAGCGACGTGGGCTGGAATGACTGGATTGTGGCTCCACCAGGTTACCATGCCTTTTACTGCCAGGGGGAATGTCCTTTCCCTTTGGCAGATCACCTCAACTCCACCAACCATGCCATAGTGCAGACTCTGGTGAACTCTGTGAATACAAACATTCCCAGGGCTTGCTGTGTACCTACAGACCTTAGTCCTATCTCTCTGCTCTATCTGGATGAGTACGAGAGGGTTATCTTGAAAAACTATCAGGATATGGTTGTGGAAGGCTGCGGGTGCCGCTGA
- the gdf3 gene encoding LOW QUALITY PROTEIN: protein DVR-1 (The sequence of the model RefSeq protein was modified relative to this genomic sequence to represent the inferred CDS: inserted 1 base in 1 codon), which yields MWALDSAKKLLSATHDWINPLCLVSAFTIDSWNVFAEKTSSIEDAENLDVQERHFLNSMGLSSRPRPSPNHGPVPPLLWKIFKXTDKRQIATSEKDSCVVSEFGVRGNIVRFVQDQGRVISESSDYCPKCVEKHLFFNMSVLESVEQLSFAQLEIKFKHDFFLMSHQLGKHALSMSLYKVLRTTLKGMNQESSRKLLFSQSVQFTPDSLRFNLTDIAHSWRKPGKNYGMILLLHPTQQNNDLNPLSYNIKRVSSSSQIGAIPEFYTSLVVVSLNPFQCRSRRKRSAYYLPVTPSNVCKPRRLYIDFKDVGWQDWIIAPQGYVANYCHGECPFPLSESLNGTNHAILQTLVHSFDPKGTPQPCCVPIKLSPISMLYYDNNDNVVLRHYEDMVVDECGCR from the exons ATGTGGGCCTTGGACTCAGCCAAAAAACTGTTATCAGCCACACACGACTGGATCAATCCGTTGTGTCTTGTCAGTGCTTTTACCATCGACTCTTGGAATGTGTTTGCTGAAAAAACTTCGTCTATAGAGGATGCAG AGAACCTGGATGTTCAAGAGCGACACTTTTTAAATTCGATGGGCCTCTCAAGTCGTCCACGGCCATCACCAAACCACGGGCCAGTGCCCCCTCTTTTATGGAAAATCTTTA GGACTGACAAGAGACAAATCGCCACCTCAGAAAAAGACTCATGCGTGGTGTCAGAATTTGGAGTACGAGGAAACATCGTTAGATTTGTCCAAGACCAGG GTAGAGTGATTTCTGAATCGAGCGACTACTGCCCCAAATGTGTGGAGAAGCATCTGTTTTTCAACATGTCCGTGCTCGAGAGTGTTGAGCAACTCTCATTTGCACAGCTGGAAATTAAGTTCAAGCATGATTTCTTTCTTATGTCGCATCAACTCGGTAAACATGCCTTAAGTATGTCGCTTTACAAAGTCCTAAGAACCACGTTGAAGGGAATGAATCAGGAATCGAGTCGTAAACTGCTATTCTCTCAGTCTGTTCAATTTACTCCCGATTCTCTCCGTTTTAACTTGACTGACATTGCACACTCGTGGAGAAAGCCTGGCAAGAATTACGGGATGATACTCTTGTTACACCCAACCCAGCAGAACAACGATTTAAACCCACTCAGTTACAACATTAAAAGAGTCAGCTCTAGCAGTCAAATCGGAGCGATCCCAGAGTTCTACACGTCGCTGGTGGTGGTGTCCTTGAACCCGTTCCAATGTCGATCGAGGAGGAAGAGAAGTGCCTATTATTTACCTGTCACGCCCAGCAATGTTTGCAAACCGAGGCGGCTGTACATCGACTTCAAGGACGTTGGATGGCAGGATTGGATCATTGCGCCTCAAGGTTATGTAGCGAATTACTGCCACGGAGAATGTCCTTTCCCCCTTAGTGAGAGCTTAAATGGCACCAACCATGCCATCTTGCAGACTTTGGTTCATTCTTTTGATCCAAAGGGAACCCCTCAGCCCTGTTGCGTTCCTATTAAATTATCTCCTATTTCCATGTTGTATTatgataacaatgataatgTTGTTTTAAGGCATTACGAGGATATGGTTGTGGATGAATGTGGATGCAGATGA
- the crls1 gene encoding cardiolipin synthase (CMP-forming) → MFLALCKNNLSCARGHVPILSCRSAILCQNVWNWKGSPIAWSQKIPLKTIRTDRKWLQRLKSKFYRAGQWPKCMHVLSGRLNDFTSASDTERHGLFKNHSESVFSKITAPTNQDGFYRAEAKADNFTSTMCRSDLRSLDYNPQVFGLTRIFNIRWNWGCLQWSKGFCTSNPGKPHADEEQSSLKQNSTRDPDTSQGAAAPSPNESSSQFKELYENPWTIPNFLCMMRIGLSPVLGYLIMEQYFHMSLGLFAFAGATDLLDGYIARNWPSQKSALGSALDPLADKILISVLYISLTYAQLIPAPLTALVISRDIALIAAVFYVRYKTVPPPVTLGKFFNPCYTTAQLKPTLISKINTAIQLFLVAVSLASPVFHYTDSVLLQSLWYVTALTTVASGYSYYHYGRKTVEVLNNTK, encoded by the exons ATGTTCTTGGCACTTTGCAAAAATAACTTAAGTTGTGCGAGAGGGCACGTACCAATCCTCAGCTGCAGATCAGCTATACTGTGCCAAAACGTATGGAACTGGAAGGGATCGCCGATTGCATGGAGCCAGAAAATACCTTTGAAGACTATCAGAACAGATAGAAAATGGCTTCAGCGACTGAAATCCAAGTTTTACAGGGCTGGACAGTGGCCCAAATGTATGCACGTTCTCAGTGGCAGGCTAAACGACTTCACTTCAGCCTCGGATACGGAGCGTCATGGACTGTTTAAAAACCATTCAGAATCTGTCTTTAGTAAAATAACAGCTCCAACGAATCAGGATGGCTTTTATAGAGCAGAAGCGAAAGCCGACAATTTCACTTCTACCATGTGTAGATCTGATCTTCGTAGTCTCGACTACAACCCTCAGGTGTTTGGTTTGACCCGTATTTTTAATATTCGGTGGAACTGGGGGTGTCTTCAGTGGTCCAAGGGGTTCTGTACATCTAACCCCGGGAAGCCTCACGCTGACGAAGAGCAAAGTTCACTGAAGCAAAACTCGACAAGGGATCCCGACACCAGCCAAGGTGCCGCAGCACCTTCACCAAATGAATCCTCTTCTCAGTTCAAAGAGCTG TATGAAAATCCATGGACAATTCCCAATTTCCTCTGTATGATGCGGATTGGACTGTCTCCTGTCCTGGGTTACTTGATAATGGAACAGTATTTCCACATGTCTCTTGGCCTTTTTGCTTTTGCTGGAGCAACGGATTTG CTGGATGGTTACATTGCTCGTAACTGGCCCAGTCAGAAATCAGCTTTGGGCAGTGCACTGGATCCATTGGCTGATAAGATTCTCATCAGTGTGCTATACATCAGCCTGACCTATGCACAGCTTATCCCAG CCCCTCTCACTGCGTTGGTGATATCCAGGGATATAGCTCTGATTGCTGCGGTTTTCTATGTCAGGTATAAGACTGTCCCCCCTCCG GTGACACTTGGCAAGTTTTTCAATCCATGCTACACCACTGCCCAACTCAAACCAACACTAATAAGCAAG ATCAACACTGCAATCCAGTTATTTCTGGTGGCCGTATCATTAGCTTCACCAGTGTTTcactacacagacagtgttctgCTACAGTCCTTGTG GTATgtcacagcactgacaacaGTGGCTTCTGGTTACAGCTACTATCATTACGGGAGAAAGACAGTGGAAGTATTAAATAATACCAAGTAG